Proteins encoded within one genomic window of Siniperca chuatsi isolate FFG_IHB_CAS linkage group LG4, ASM2008510v1, whole genome shotgun sequence:
- the nox5 gene encoding NADPH oxidase 5 isoform X3, which translates to MNPSIKTVGFCPPAAAEPVTMSLDEDARWLDWMTKQFESIAGDDKEIDIDEFKTALKVKESFFAERFFALFDSDGSSSISLDELLKALDLLIHGSETDKLKFLFQVYDVDGSGSIDPDELRTVLKSCLRESAISLPEEKLDDLTLVLFESADKDNSGAITFEELKAELENFPEVMENLTISAANWLKPPDVEQKKRHAPRYLTRAYWHNNSRKLLFLCLYACLTLLLFIVAMLQHSHGGAWYMVAKGCGQCLNFNCTFVMVLMLRRCFTWLRATWVVRVLPLDQNILLHQIVGYAVLCFTLVHTTAHIFNFVQLSESSEFRLWEYLLTTRPGIGWVKGTASVTGVILQVVICLMVLCSSTFVRRSGHFEVTHLVIKRPQFFHFKPGDYVYINIPVIAKYEWHPFTISSAPEQSDVLWLHVRSMGQWTNRLYEYFRQPESPAVSPKRLGTSLRNRRQLMKAQEELFSSTNCGGGVASNEDDAIELMMYRQNGSQADEAAAPMSESPGPAEPLPDELGPAERGEAPPLKEVPAKFGENHRFCNIKCYVDGPYGTPTRQIFASEHAVLIGAGIGITPFASILQSIMYRYRRRKQNCPNCSYSWCENIKDSDMKLRKVDFIWINRDQKSFEWFVSLLTNLEMDQADEEPEGRFLEMHMYMTSALSKNDMKAIGLQMALDLLAKKEKRDSITGLRTRTQPGRPEWGKVFQKVSEEKKGKVHVFYCGSPALAKVIKAQCEHFGFNFYKENF; encoded by the exons ATGAATCCCAGCATTAAGACAGTTGGTTTctgtcctccagcagcagcagagccgGTCACCATGAGTCTGGACGAGGACGCCCGCTGGCTGGACTGGATGACCAAACAGTTTGAGAGCATCGCTGGAGACGACAAAGAGATCGACATCGATGAGTTTAAAACGGCTCTCAAGGTCAAAGag tCTTTCTTTGCCGAGCGTTTCTTTGCGCTCTTTGACTCGGACGGCAGCAGCTCCATCAGTCTGGACGAGCTGCTGAAAGCTCTGGACCTCCTGATCCACGGCAGCGAGACGGACAAGCTCAAGTTCCTCTTCCAGGTCTACGATGTGGACG GCAGCGGTTCTATCGACCCAGACGAGCTGCGAACGGTTTTGAAGTCGTGTCTGCGTGAGAGCGCCATCTCTCTGCCGGAGGAGAAGCTGGACGACCTGACGCTGGTGCTGTTCGAGTCGGCCGATAAAGACAACAGCGGCGCCATCACCTTCGAGGAGCTCAAGGCCGAGCTGGAGAACTTCCCGGAGGTGATGGAGAACCTCACCATCAG tgcTGCTAACTGGTTGAAGCCTCCTGACGTGGAGCAGAAGAAGCGCCACGCTCCACGTTACCTGACCCGAGCCTACTGGCACAACAACAGCCGTAAGCTGCTGTTCCTGTGCCTGTACGCCTGCctcactctgctgctcttcatcGTGGCCATGCTGCAGCACAGTCACGGCGGCGCCTGGTACATGGTGGCCAAGGGCTGCGGACAGTGTCTCAACTTCAACTGCACCTTCGTCATG gtgctTATGCTGCGTCGCTGTTTCACCTGGCTGAGGGCCACCTGGGTGGTGAGGGTCTTACCTCTGGACCAGAACATCTTGCTGCATCAGATCGTGGGCTACGCTGTCCTCTGCTTCACGCTGGTGCACACCACCGCTCACATCTTCAACTTCG tgcagcTGTCCGAGAGCAGCGAGTTCAGGCTGTGGGAGTACCTGCTGACCACGAGGCCGGGGATCGGCTGGGTGAAGGGGACGGCCTCGGTGACCGGAGTCATTCTGCAGGTGGTGATCTGCCTCATGGTGCTCTGCTCCAGCACCTTCGTACGACGCAGCGGACACTTTGAA gtgactCACCTGGTGATCAAACGTCCTCAGTTCTTCCATTTCAAACCCGGAGATTACGTCTACATCAACATCCCAGTGATCGCCAAGTACGAGTGGCATCCGTTCACCATCAGCAGCGCTCCAGAGCAGTCAG ATGTGCTGTGGCTTCACGTCCGCTCGATGGGTCAGTGGACCAACCGTCTGTACGAGTACTTCAGACAGCCAGAGAGCCCGGCGGTCAGCCCCAAGAGACTGGGCACCAGCCTGAGGAACCGGAGGCAGCTGATGAAGGCCCAg GAGGAGTTGTTCAGCTCCACAAACTGCGGCGGAGGAGTAGCTTCTAATGAGGACGACGCCATCGAGCTGATGATGTACCGTCAGAACGGCTCCCAGGCCGATGAGGCCGCGGCCCCGATGTCTGAGTCTCCGGGGCCAGCGGAGCCTCTTCCGGACGAGCTGGGTCcggcagagagaggagaggctcCTCCGCTCAAAGAG GTTCCTGCCAAGTTCGGTGAGAATCACAGGTTCTGTAACATCAAG TGTTATGTAGACGGACCGTATGGGACTCCTACGAGACAGATCTTTGCCTCTGAACATGCCGTCCTGATCGGGGCCGGTATCGGGATCACACCATTCGCCTCCATCCTGCAGAGCATCATGTACCG ATACCGCAGGAGGAAGCAGAACTGTCCCAACTGTAGCTACTCCTGGTGTGAAAACATCAAGGACAGCGACATGAAGCTACGCAAA GTCGACTTCATCTGGATCAACAGAGACCAGAAGTCGTTCGAATGGTTTGTCAGTTTACTGACCAACCTGGAGATGGACCAGGCCGATGAAGAGCCAGAAG GCCGCTTCCTGGAGATGCACATGTACATGACGTCAGCGCTCAGCAAGAATGACATGAAGGCCATCGGCCTGCAGATGGCGCTGGACCTTCTGGCcaagaaggagaagagagactCCATCACTGGACTGAGGACCAGAACCCAACCTGGACGACCCGAGTGGGGGAAG GTGTTTCAGAAAGTGTCTGAGGAGAAGAAAGGGAAAGTCCACGTGTTTTACTGCGGCTCTCCTGCGCTGGCTAAAGTCATCAAAGCCCAGTGCGAACACTTCGGCTTCAACTTCTACAAGGAAAACTTCTGA
- the nox5 gene encoding NADPH oxidase 5 isoform X1, with protein MNPSIKTVGFCPPAAAEPVTMSLDEDARWLDWMTKQFESIAGDDKEIDIDEFKTALKVKESFFAERFFALFDSDGSSSISLDELLKALDLLIHGSETDKLKFLFQVYDVDGSGSIDPDELRTVLKSCLRESAISLPEEKLDDLTLVLFESADKDNSGAITFEELKAELENFPEVMENLTISAANWLKPPDVEQKKRHAPRYLTRAYWHNNSRKLLFLCLYACLTLLLFIVAMLQHSHGGAWYMVAKGCGQCLNFNCTFVMVLMLRRCFTWLRATWVVRVLPLDQNILLHQIVGYAVLCFTLVHTTAHIFNFVQLSESSEFRLWEYLLTTRPGIGWVKGTASVTGVILQVVICLMVLCSSTFVRRSGHFEVFYWSHLSYVWVWSLLMVHCANFWKWFVVPGLLFLLEKIVGIAVSRMGGLYIVEVNLLPSKVTHLVIKRPQFFHFKPGDYVYINIPVIAKYEWHPFTISSAPEQSDVLWLHVRSMGQWTNRLYEYFRQPESPAVSPKRLGTSLRNRRQLMKAQEELFSSTNCGGGVASNEDDAIELMMYRQNGSQADEAAAPMSESPGPAEPLPDELGPAERGEAPPLKEVPAKFGENHRFCNIKCYVDGPYGTPTRQIFASEHAVLIGAGIGITPFASILQSIMYRYRRRKQNCPNCSYSWCENIKDSDMKLRKVDFIWINRDQKSFEWFVSLLTNLEMDQADEEPEGRFLEMHMYMTSALSKNDMKAIGLQMALDLLAKKEKRDSITGLRTRTQPGRPEWGKVFQKVSEEKKGKVHVFYCGSPALAKVIKAQCEHFGFNFYKENF; from the exons ATGAATCCCAGCATTAAGACAGTTGGTTTctgtcctccagcagcagcagagccgGTCACCATGAGTCTGGACGAGGACGCCCGCTGGCTGGACTGGATGACCAAACAGTTTGAGAGCATCGCTGGAGACGACAAAGAGATCGACATCGATGAGTTTAAAACGGCTCTCAAGGTCAAAGag tCTTTCTTTGCCGAGCGTTTCTTTGCGCTCTTTGACTCGGACGGCAGCAGCTCCATCAGTCTGGACGAGCTGCTGAAAGCTCTGGACCTCCTGATCCACGGCAGCGAGACGGACAAGCTCAAGTTCCTCTTCCAGGTCTACGATGTGGACG GCAGCGGTTCTATCGACCCAGACGAGCTGCGAACGGTTTTGAAGTCGTGTCTGCGTGAGAGCGCCATCTCTCTGCCGGAGGAGAAGCTGGACGACCTGACGCTGGTGCTGTTCGAGTCGGCCGATAAAGACAACAGCGGCGCCATCACCTTCGAGGAGCTCAAGGCCGAGCTGGAGAACTTCCCGGAGGTGATGGAGAACCTCACCATCAG tgcTGCTAACTGGTTGAAGCCTCCTGACGTGGAGCAGAAGAAGCGCCACGCTCCACGTTACCTGACCCGAGCCTACTGGCACAACAACAGCCGTAAGCTGCTGTTCCTGTGCCTGTACGCCTGCctcactctgctgctcttcatcGTGGCCATGCTGCAGCACAGTCACGGCGGCGCCTGGTACATGGTGGCCAAGGGCTGCGGACAGTGTCTCAACTTCAACTGCACCTTCGTCATG gtgctTATGCTGCGTCGCTGTTTCACCTGGCTGAGGGCCACCTGGGTGGTGAGGGTCTTACCTCTGGACCAGAACATCTTGCTGCATCAGATCGTGGGCTACGCTGTCCTCTGCTTCACGCTGGTGCACACCACCGCTCACATCTTCAACTTCG tgcagcTGTCCGAGAGCAGCGAGTTCAGGCTGTGGGAGTACCTGCTGACCACGAGGCCGGGGATCGGCTGGGTGAAGGGGACGGCCTCGGTGACCGGAGTCATTCTGCAGGTGGTGATCTGCCTCATGGTGCTCTGCTCCAGCACCTTCGTACGACGCAGCGGACACTTTGAA GTGTTTTACTGGTCTCACCTGTCCTACGTGTGGGTCTGGTCTCTGCTGATGGTCCACTGTGCAAACTTCTGGAAGTGGTTTGTGGTTCCTGGTTTGCTCTTCCTGCTGGAGAAGATTGTAGGAATCGCAGTTTCCCGTATGGGAGGGCTTTACATCGTGGAGGTCAACCTGCTGCCGTCCAAG gtgactCACCTGGTGATCAAACGTCCTCAGTTCTTCCATTTCAAACCCGGAGATTACGTCTACATCAACATCCCAGTGATCGCCAAGTACGAGTGGCATCCGTTCACCATCAGCAGCGCTCCAGAGCAGTCAG ATGTGCTGTGGCTTCACGTCCGCTCGATGGGTCAGTGGACCAACCGTCTGTACGAGTACTTCAGACAGCCAGAGAGCCCGGCGGTCAGCCCCAAGAGACTGGGCACCAGCCTGAGGAACCGGAGGCAGCTGATGAAGGCCCAg GAGGAGTTGTTCAGCTCCACAAACTGCGGCGGAGGAGTAGCTTCTAATGAGGACGACGCCATCGAGCTGATGATGTACCGTCAGAACGGCTCCCAGGCCGATGAGGCCGCGGCCCCGATGTCTGAGTCTCCGGGGCCAGCGGAGCCTCTTCCGGACGAGCTGGGTCcggcagagagaggagaggctcCTCCGCTCAAAGAG GTTCCTGCCAAGTTCGGTGAGAATCACAGGTTCTGTAACATCAAG TGTTATGTAGACGGACCGTATGGGACTCCTACGAGACAGATCTTTGCCTCTGAACATGCCGTCCTGATCGGGGCCGGTATCGGGATCACACCATTCGCCTCCATCCTGCAGAGCATCATGTACCG ATACCGCAGGAGGAAGCAGAACTGTCCCAACTGTAGCTACTCCTGGTGTGAAAACATCAAGGACAGCGACATGAAGCTACGCAAA GTCGACTTCATCTGGATCAACAGAGACCAGAAGTCGTTCGAATGGTTTGTCAGTTTACTGACCAACCTGGAGATGGACCAGGCCGATGAAGAGCCAGAAG GCCGCTTCCTGGAGATGCACATGTACATGACGTCAGCGCTCAGCAAGAATGACATGAAGGCCATCGGCCTGCAGATGGCGCTGGACCTTCTGGCcaagaaggagaagagagactCCATCACTGGACTGAGGACCAGAACCCAACCTGGACGACCCGAGTGGGGGAAG GTGTTTCAGAAAGTGTCTGAGGAGAAGAAAGGGAAAGTCCACGTGTTTTACTGCGGCTCTCCTGCGCTGGCTAAAGTCATCAAAGCCCAGTGCGAACACTTCGGCTTCAACTTCTACAAGGAAAACTTCTGA
- the nox5 gene encoding NADPH oxidase 5 isoform X2, which translates to MNPSIKTVGFCPPAAAEPVTMSLDEDARWLDWMTKQFESIAGDDKEIDIDEFKTALKVKESFFAERFFALFDSDGSSSISLDELLKALDLLIHGSETDKLKFLFQVYDVDGSGSIDPDELRTVLKSCLRESAISLPEEKLDDLTLVLFESADKDNSGAITFEELKAELENFPEVMENLTISAANWLKPPDVEQKKRHAPRYLTRAYWHNNSRKLLFLCLYACLTLLLFIVAMLQHSHGGAWYMVAKGCGQCLNFNCTFVMVLMLRRCFTWLRATWVVRVLPLDQNILLHQIVGYAVLCFTLVHTTAHIFNFVQLSESSEFRLWEYLLTTRPGIGWVKGTASVTGVILQVVICLMVLCSSTFVRRSGHFEVFYWSHLSYVWVWSLLMVHCANFWKWFVVPGLLFLLEKIVGIAVSRMGGLYIVEVNLLPSKVTHLVIKRPQFFHFKPGDYVYINIPVIAKYEWHPFTISSAPEQSDVLWLHVRSMGQWTNRLYEYFRQPESPAVSPKRLGTSLRNRRQLMKAQEELFSSTNCGGGVASNEDDAIELMMYRQNGSQADEAAAPMSESPGPAEPLPDELGPAERGEAPPLKEVPAKFGENHRFCNIKCYVDGPYGTPTRQIFASEHAVLIGAGIGITPFASILQSIMYRYRRRKQNCPNCSYSWCENIKDSDMKLRKVDFIWINRDQKSFEWFVSLLTNLEMDQADEEPEGRFLEMHMYMTSALSKNDMKAIGLQMALDLLAKKEKRDSITGLRTRTQPGRPEWGKVPRVQGDVFKCLVVSDQQLRTRRDSVY; encoded by the exons ATGAATCCCAGCATTAAGACAGTTGGTTTctgtcctccagcagcagcagagccgGTCACCATGAGTCTGGACGAGGACGCCCGCTGGCTGGACTGGATGACCAAACAGTTTGAGAGCATCGCTGGAGACGACAAAGAGATCGACATCGATGAGTTTAAAACGGCTCTCAAGGTCAAAGag tCTTTCTTTGCCGAGCGTTTCTTTGCGCTCTTTGACTCGGACGGCAGCAGCTCCATCAGTCTGGACGAGCTGCTGAAAGCTCTGGACCTCCTGATCCACGGCAGCGAGACGGACAAGCTCAAGTTCCTCTTCCAGGTCTACGATGTGGACG GCAGCGGTTCTATCGACCCAGACGAGCTGCGAACGGTTTTGAAGTCGTGTCTGCGTGAGAGCGCCATCTCTCTGCCGGAGGAGAAGCTGGACGACCTGACGCTGGTGCTGTTCGAGTCGGCCGATAAAGACAACAGCGGCGCCATCACCTTCGAGGAGCTCAAGGCCGAGCTGGAGAACTTCCCGGAGGTGATGGAGAACCTCACCATCAG tgcTGCTAACTGGTTGAAGCCTCCTGACGTGGAGCAGAAGAAGCGCCACGCTCCACGTTACCTGACCCGAGCCTACTGGCACAACAACAGCCGTAAGCTGCTGTTCCTGTGCCTGTACGCCTGCctcactctgctgctcttcatcGTGGCCATGCTGCAGCACAGTCACGGCGGCGCCTGGTACATGGTGGCCAAGGGCTGCGGACAGTGTCTCAACTTCAACTGCACCTTCGTCATG gtgctTATGCTGCGTCGCTGTTTCACCTGGCTGAGGGCCACCTGGGTGGTGAGGGTCTTACCTCTGGACCAGAACATCTTGCTGCATCAGATCGTGGGCTACGCTGTCCTCTGCTTCACGCTGGTGCACACCACCGCTCACATCTTCAACTTCG tgcagcTGTCCGAGAGCAGCGAGTTCAGGCTGTGGGAGTACCTGCTGACCACGAGGCCGGGGATCGGCTGGGTGAAGGGGACGGCCTCGGTGACCGGAGTCATTCTGCAGGTGGTGATCTGCCTCATGGTGCTCTGCTCCAGCACCTTCGTACGACGCAGCGGACACTTTGAA GTGTTTTACTGGTCTCACCTGTCCTACGTGTGGGTCTGGTCTCTGCTGATGGTCCACTGTGCAAACTTCTGGAAGTGGTTTGTGGTTCCTGGTTTGCTCTTCCTGCTGGAGAAGATTGTAGGAATCGCAGTTTCCCGTATGGGAGGGCTTTACATCGTGGAGGTCAACCTGCTGCCGTCCAAG gtgactCACCTGGTGATCAAACGTCCTCAGTTCTTCCATTTCAAACCCGGAGATTACGTCTACATCAACATCCCAGTGATCGCCAAGTACGAGTGGCATCCGTTCACCATCAGCAGCGCTCCAGAGCAGTCAG ATGTGCTGTGGCTTCACGTCCGCTCGATGGGTCAGTGGACCAACCGTCTGTACGAGTACTTCAGACAGCCAGAGAGCCCGGCGGTCAGCCCCAAGAGACTGGGCACCAGCCTGAGGAACCGGAGGCAGCTGATGAAGGCCCAg GAGGAGTTGTTCAGCTCCACAAACTGCGGCGGAGGAGTAGCTTCTAATGAGGACGACGCCATCGAGCTGATGATGTACCGTCAGAACGGCTCCCAGGCCGATGAGGCCGCGGCCCCGATGTCTGAGTCTCCGGGGCCAGCGGAGCCTCTTCCGGACGAGCTGGGTCcggcagagagaggagaggctcCTCCGCTCAAAGAG GTTCCTGCCAAGTTCGGTGAGAATCACAGGTTCTGTAACATCAAG TGTTATGTAGACGGACCGTATGGGACTCCTACGAGACAGATCTTTGCCTCTGAACATGCCGTCCTGATCGGGGCCGGTATCGGGATCACACCATTCGCCTCCATCCTGCAGAGCATCATGTACCG ATACCGCAGGAGGAAGCAGAACTGTCCCAACTGTAGCTACTCCTGGTGTGAAAACATCAAGGACAGCGACATGAAGCTACGCAAA GTCGACTTCATCTGGATCAACAGAGACCAGAAGTCGTTCGAATGGTTTGTCAGTTTACTGACCAACCTGGAGATGGACCAGGCCGATGAAGAGCCAGAAG GCCGCTTCCTGGAGATGCACATGTACATGACGTCAGCGCTCAGCAAGAATGACATGAAGGCCATCGGCCTGCAGATGGCGCTGGACCTTCTGGCcaagaaggagaagagagactCCATCACTGGACTGAGGACCAGAACCCAACCTGGACGACCCGAGTGGGGGAAG gttcccagagtccaaggagacgtcttcaaatgtcttgttgtgTCCGACCAACAGTTAAGAACCcgaagagattcagtttactga